A genomic stretch from Candidatus Nitrotoga arctica includes:
- a CDS encoding lipoprotein-releasing ABC transporter permease subunit: MRPYELFIGLRYTRAKRRNHFISFISLISMLGMGLGVAALIVVLSVMNGFQKEIRTRILGIAPHLQISEEGNYMVDWQPTLQLTAKYPQVAAAAPFVNGQGMVSFDQNVQGVMVRGILPQHESKVIDLSDKMKAGSLEALREGSFGIVLGSDLARTLGAHLNDKVLLISPQGQITPAGMVPRLKQFRVVGIFEIGMAPYDNALALIHLNDAQKLYQMGSAVSGISARLNDLDLAPQVAIEIQRILPRNTYVSDWTRQHSNYFRAVQIEKKMMFIILSLIVAVAAFNIVSTLVMAVTDKQADIAILRTLGASPASIMKIFIVQGALIGLIGSVFGVGGGILLSLNIDTVVPFIERLLGMHFLSKEVYFINELPSDLQRDDVLVVACFSFLISLLATLYPSWRASRTQPAEALRYE, translated from the coding sequence TTGCGTCCTTACGAACTCTTTATCGGTCTGCGTTACACCCGTGCCAAGCGGCGCAATCATTTCATTTCCTTTATTTCGCTTATCTCCATGCTGGGTATGGGCTTGGGTGTGGCCGCGCTGATTGTAGTGCTGTCGGTGATGAACGGTTTCCAAAAAGAAATCCGTACACGTATTCTAGGTATCGCGCCCCACCTGCAAATCAGTGAAGAGGGAAACTATATGGTCGATTGGCAACCTACCTTACAGCTCACGGCAAAATATCCGCAAGTAGCGGCTGCCGCGCCTTTCGTGAATGGACAAGGCATGGTGTCGTTTGATCAAAACGTACAGGGCGTAATGGTACGCGGCATTTTGCCGCAGCATGAAAGCAAAGTGATAGACCTTTCCGACAAGATGAAAGCCGGTTCGCTGGAAGCCTTACGGGAAGGCAGTTTCGGCATCGTGCTGGGTTCAGACTTGGCACGCACGCTAGGGGCACATCTGAATGACAAGGTGTTACTCATCTCTCCTCAGGGGCAGATCACGCCTGCTGGAATGGTGCCGCGCCTCAAGCAATTCCGCGTAGTCGGCATTTTTGAGATCGGTATGGCGCCATATGACAATGCGCTGGCACTAATTCACCTGAATGACGCGCAGAAGCTCTATCAAATGGGTAGTGCGGTAAGCGGCATCAGCGCACGTCTGAATGATCTCGATTTGGCTCCGCAGGTAGCCATCGAGATACAACGCATCTTACCGCGCAATACCTACGTTAGTGACTGGACGCGCCAGCACTCTAATTATTTCCGCGCAGTGCAGATCGAAAAGAAAATGATGTTTATCATTCTCTCACTCATCGTTGCGGTAGCCGCGTTCAATATTGTCTCCACGCTGGTAATGGCGGTTACCGATAAACAAGCCGACATCGCCATTCTGCGCACGCTCGGTGCTTCGCCCGCCAGCATTATGAAAATTTTCATTGTACAAGGCGCCCTGATTGGCCTGATCGGCTCGGTATTCGGCGTTGGAGGAGGCATACTGCTAAGCCTCAACATCGACACTGTGGTTCCGTTTATAGAACGACTGCTGGGCATGCACTTTCTTTCGAAGGAAGTGTATTTTATCAACGAGCTGCCCTCCGA
- a CDS encoding acetyl-CoA carboxylase carboxyltransferase subunit alpha, which translates to MKAIFLDFEQPIAELAGKIEQLRFVQNDSALDISDEINRLQIKSQALAKDIYAKLTPWQISQVSRHPQRPYTLDYIQHLFTDFEELHGDRSYADDPAIVGGLARFNGQSVMVIGHQKGRDTKERQYRNFGMPRPEGYRKAMRLMRLAEKFDIPIMTFIDTPGAYPGIGAEERGQSEAIGKSLYVMAELRVPLICTVIGEGGSGGALAIAVGDVLLMLQYATYSVISPEGCAAILWKNADKTADAAETLGITATRLKTLGLIDKIVNEPLGGAHRDCEAMMLTLKKSLQDALKQVQSHSIDKLLQIRFNRVMGYGKFKEVEL; encoded by the coding sequence ATGAAAGCTATCTTCTTGGATTTTGAGCAGCCCATCGCCGAATTGGCAGGCAAAATTGAGCAACTGCGCTTTGTACAGAATGATTCTGCACTTGATATTTCCGATGAAATTAACCGTCTACAAATAAAAAGCCAGGCGTTAGCTAAGGATATTTACGCCAAGCTCACACCGTGGCAAATCTCGCAAGTGTCACGCCATCCACAGCGCCCCTACACGCTAGATTACATTCAGCACCTGTTTACTGATTTTGAGGAACTGCATGGAGATCGCTCCTATGCCGATGATCCGGCTATCGTCGGCGGGCTGGCGCGTTTTAATGGCCAAAGTGTAATGGTGATCGGACATCAAAAAGGGCGGGATACCAAGGAGCGACAATATCGCAACTTTGGCATGCCTCGCCCCGAGGGCTACCGCAAAGCGATGCGCTTGATGCGGCTGGCGGAGAAATTCGATATTCCCATTATGACTTTTATTGACACTCCGGGTGCATACCCCGGAATTGGTGCCGAAGAACGTGGTCAGTCCGAAGCCATCGGAAAAAGCTTGTATGTGATGGCAGAACTACGGGTGCCATTGATTTGTACGGTGATCGGAGAGGGCGGCTCTGGTGGCGCGTTGGCCATTGCGGTCGGTGACGTGTTGTTGATGCTGCAATACGCCACATACTCAGTCATCTCGCCAGAAGGCTGCGCTGCCATCCTTTGGAAAAATGCAGACAAGACGGCTGATGCGGCTGAAACGCTGGGTATCACCGCGACCAGATTGAAGACGTTAGGGTTGATTGACAAGATCGTTAACGAACCGCTGGGCGGTGCTCACCGTGATTGTGAAGCAATGATGCTGACTCTGAAAAAAAGCTTACAAGACGCCCTGAAACAGGTGCAATCTCACTCCATAGACAAGTTATTACAGATCCGTTTCAACCGCGTAATGGGCTATGGCAAATTCAAGGAAGTCGAGCTTTGA
- the tilS gene encoding tRNA lysidine(34) synthetase TilS, producing the protein MANSRKSSFDLTEHVADALSPLLPADSSILLGLSGGVDSVVLLHLLQQLSLRCSWRLSALHVHHGISPQADVWAVFCADLCALYGVSLQVEHVDIAPLRSLGIEAAARKLRHAALAQQQVDFVALAHHLDDQAETLLLQLLRGAGVRGASAMPAIKYRTNAPTLLRPLLNIPRSILLEYAQQHNLQWVEDESNADDTYPRNFLRHRILPLLEQRFPTYRKTLLRSAQHFAEATELLDQLAQQDADGAISNNCLDIKQLRVLGIVRGKNLLRYFLTAQGAAIPDSTRLQEMLRQLCNARQDAQVCIDWQGWQMRRYRDHAYTMPALPPPIDFTVTWHGEAEILLPPPHGVLHFRNTIGQGISVAKLQLGIAKIRSRRGGENIRVNAARPQRDLKNLLQEHGMLPWQRDLLPLLFCDTDLVCVPGIAIASTYQAQPDEAGVVVIWRADLNTE; encoded by the coding sequence ATGGCAAATTCAAGGAAGTCGAGCTTTGATTTAACAGAGCACGTCGCCGACGCGCTCTCACCCTTGCTTCCTGCGGACAGCTCCATCCTGCTCGGATTAAGCGGTGGTGTTGATTCGGTCGTCCTGCTGCACCTGCTACAGCAGCTTTCCCTCCGTTGCTCATGGCGTTTAAGCGCATTGCATGTACATCACGGTATCAGCCCGCAGGCGGATGTTTGGGCGGTATTTTGTGCTGATTTGTGCGCGCTCTATGGAGTCTCCCTGCAAGTCGAACATGTAGATATCGCGCCGTTACGCTCGCTAGGCATTGAGGCGGCGGCGCGAAAACTTCGTCACGCCGCGCTTGCACAACAGCAGGTGGATTTTGTAGCGCTGGCGCATCATCTTGATGATCAAGCTGAAACTTTGCTGCTGCAATTGTTGCGCGGGGCTGGGGTGCGTGGCGCAAGCGCTATGCCAGCGATAAAGTATCGTACCAATGCCCCAACACTGTTACGCCCTTTACTTAATATTCCTCGTTCCATATTGCTGGAATACGCCCAACAACATAACCTCCAATGGGTGGAAGATGAAAGCAACGCTGATGACACTTACCCACGCAATTTTTTACGTCATCGCATACTGCCGCTGTTAGAACAACGCTTTCCAACCTACCGCAAAACTTTGTTGCGCAGCGCACAACATTTTGCCGAAGCAACTGAACTGCTGGATCAATTGGCACAACAGGATGCGGATGGGGCAATATCGAATAACTGTTTGGATATTAAGCAATTGCGTGTGTTAGGCATTGTACGGGGGAAAAATTTATTGCGTTATTTCCTTACAGCGCAGGGGGCAGCCATTCCGGACAGTACACGGCTACAAGAAATGCTGCGCCAGCTGTGCAATGCTCGCCAAGATGCGCAGGTGTGCATCGACTGGCAGGGCTGGCAAATGCGTCGATATCGCGACCACGCTTACACCATGCCTGCGTTGCCGCCACCGATTGATTTTACCGTTACGTGGCATGGTGAAGCAGAAATATTGTTGCCTCCACCACACGGTGTGCTTCATTTTAGAAATACCATCGGACAGGGTATCAGTGTGGCAAAGTTACAACTTGGAATTGCCAAAATTCGTTCGCGTCGTGGTGGCGAAAACATTCGAGTGAATGCGGCGCGACCGCAACGCGACTTAAAAAATCTGTTGCAAGAGCATGGGATGCTACCATGGCAACGCGACTTATTACCCTTGCTTTTTTGCGATACTGACTTAGTGTGTGTCCCTGGCATAGCAATAGCCAGTACATATCAGGCTCAACCGGATGAAGCTGGAGTGGTGGTCATTTGGCGCGCAGATCTCAATACGGAATAA
- a CDS encoding HU family DNA-binding protein yields the protein MNKSELIDAVAKSTKQTKSSIEETLNALTAAIQTSLTKGNNVQLIGFGTFAVEARAARIGRNPATGKELKISAKNVVKFKVGSKLKDAVAGAKTKKK from the coding sequence ATGAATAAATCAGAATTGATTGATGCAGTAGCCAAATCCACTAAGCAGACAAAGTCTAGTATAGAAGAAACCTTAAATGCACTAACGGCGGCGATTCAAACTTCTTTAACAAAAGGCAATAACGTCCAACTAATAGGTTTTGGTACTTTTGCCGTAGAAGCACGCGCTGCAAGAATCGGCCGCAATCCAGCCACAGGCAAAGAATTAAAGATATCAGCCAAGAATGTTGTTAAATTCAAAGTCGGTAGTAAGTTGAAAGATGCGGTCGCTGGTGCAAAAACCAAGAAAAAATAA
- a CDS encoding IS30 family transposase has translation MEKSGKHYKQLNAEERATIMLMKREGSGLREIGRFLKRSPSTISNEIARDLGCESGYVASLAGEQARRLRIKPRRPLKLVEGNPLFEVVKEHLKKKWSPEQIAGTLKSMYPDQPSQRVSHETIYHTLYAMPRGELRRELIASLRWSRDKRRSKTRAPDGRGHIAEMQSIHLRPPEVADRLIAGHWEADMIKGAMNRSSVGTLVERTTLLVVLAKMADGTAQSALDGFSEALSAIPPELRKTFTYDQGREMSKHVQLTERTGMAVYFCDPHSPWQRGLNENTNGLLRQYLPKGVDLSTYTQEQLDEIAWSLNTRPRKSLGFRTPVAVYNELLLNMEFAKFATKH, from the coding sequence ATGGAGAAATCAGGAAAGCATTACAAGCAGTTGAATGCTGAAGAGCGCGCGACGATTATGCTAATGAAACGAGAAGGAAGTGGACTGAGGGAAATTGGGCGATTCTTGAAACGCTCGCCAAGCACTATCTCAAACGAGATTGCACGAGATTTGGGATGTGAGTCTGGCTACGTTGCCTCCTTGGCTGGCGAACAGGCACGCCGTTTGCGAATCAAGCCCCGTAGGCCATTGAAGCTCGTGGAGGGGAATCCGTTGTTTGAAGTTGTGAAGGAACATCTCAAGAAGAAATGGTCACCTGAGCAAATTGCAGGCACACTTAAAAGTATGTACCCAGATCAGCCTTCACAACGTGTAAGCCATGAAACGATTTACCACACCCTTTACGCCATGCCGCGTGGTGAACTGCGCCGTGAATTGATTGCCAGCTTACGCTGGAGTCGTGACAAGCGCCGTTCCAAGACCCGTGCTCCAGATGGTCGCGGACATATCGCAGAAATGCAGAGCATCCACCTGCGTCCGCCGGAAGTGGCGGATCGTTTGATAGCGGGGCACTGGGAAGCCGACATGATCAAAGGTGCGATGAACCGTTCCTCAGTCGGCACGCTGGTCGAACGCACTACATTACTGGTGGTGTTAGCCAAAATGGCTGATGGCACGGCGCAATCTGCCCTGGACGGTTTCAGTGAAGCGCTCAGTGCAATTCCGCCAGAGCTACGCAAGACCTTCACCTACGATCAGGGGCGCGAGATGAGCAAACACGTGCAACTGACTGAACGAACGGGTATGGCGGTTTACTTCTGCGACCCGCACAGCCCGTGGCAACGCGGCTTGAACGAAAATACGAACGGACTGCTGCGCCAGTATTTGCCGAAGGGAGTAGACCTGTCGACCTACACGCAAGAACAGTTGGATGAAATTGCTTGGAGTTTAAATACACGTCCGAGGAAATCGCTCGGATTTCGAACACCCGTAGCGGTTTACAACGAGCTCCTGCTCAATATGGAATTCGCTAAATTCGCGACTAAACATTAA
- the gltX gene encoding glutamate--tRNA ligase, with translation MTIRTRFAPSPTGYLHIGGARTALFSWAYARKHGGTFILRIEDTDVERSTPEAVQAILDGMVWLNLSYDEGPFYQMQCMGRYKEVIQHMLAQGLAYYCYTSPSELETMREAQRASGEKPRYDGHWRPESGKILPEPPAETMPVVRFKNPARGLVTWKDLVKGHIEFDNGELDDLIIARADGTPTYNFCVVVDDWDMGITHVIRGDDHVNNTPRQINILKALGANVPQYAHLSMILGDDGQKLSKRHGAVSVMQYDEEGYLPEAVINYLARLGWSHGNDEVFSVEQFCAWFDLDHITPSAAQFNTEKLNWLNQHYIKQADNTRLVALTRPRLEARGVLVSAVPALEAIIALYKERVVTLNELADAAEVFYIDLHPNQELLNAQLSAEAIPALRELAERLKDVVWEAVAIGTAIKEIVSKHGLKMPKLAMPLRVMLTGQTQTPSVDAVLMLFSREVVLARIARHL, from the coding sequence ATGACCATACGTACTCGTTTCGCGCCTAGCCCCACGGGTTATCTGCATATCGGCGGCGCCCGCACTGCACTATTCTCTTGGGCTTATGCCCGCAAGCATGGTGGCACTTTTATCTTGCGCATAGAAGATACTGATGTAGAACGCTCCACACCTGAGGCGGTACAAGCCATTCTAGATGGCATGGTTTGGCTTAATCTGAGTTATGACGAAGGCCCGTTTTATCAAATGCAGTGTATGGGACGATATAAAGAGGTGATCCAGCATATGCTGGCGCAGGGATTAGCCTATTACTGTTACACCTCGCCAAGTGAACTGGAAACTATGCGTGAGGCCCAACGTGCAAGTGGTGAAAAACCACGTTACGACGGTCACTGGCGTCCAGAATCCGGCAAGATACTGCCTGAACCACCTGCTGAAACGATGCCAGTGGTGCGTTTCAAGAATCCTGCTAGAGGATTGGTAACGTGGAAAGATTTGGTGAAAGGGCACATTGAATTTGACAATGGAGAGCTAGATGATCTCATTATTGCCCGTGCCGATGGCACACCTACCTATAATTTTTGTGTAGTAGTAGATGATTGGGATATGGGCATTACGCACGTAATACGCGGCGATGACCATGTCAATAATACCCCGCGTCAGATTAATATCCTCAAGGCATTGGGCGCCAATGTGCCACAGTACGCACATCTATCAATGATATTGGGTGACGATGGGCAGAAACTGTCCAAGCGCCATGGTGCAGTTAGTGTGATGCAATATGACGAAGAGGGTTATCTGCCGGAGGCAGTGATTAATTACCTGGCAAGACTGGGATGGTCGCACGGTAATGATGAAGTTTTTTCGGTGGAGCAGTTTTGCGCGTGGTTCGACCTCGACCATATCACGCCATCTGCGGCACAATTTAATACAGAGAAATTAAACTGGCTCAATCAGCACTACATAAAGCAGGCCGATAATACGCGGCTTGTTGCGTTAACACGTCCGCGCTTGGAAGCACGGGGCGTATTGGTGAGCGCCGTACCTGCTCTAGAAGCCATAATTGCCCTTTATAAAGAACGAGTCGTAACTCTCAATGAATTGGCGGATGCAGCAGAAGTATTTTATATTGACTTGCATCCCAATCAGGAATTGCTGAATGCCCAACTATCTGCTGAAGCGATACCTGCTTTGCGTGAACTTGCGGAGCGCCTAAAAGATGTCGTATGGGAAGCTGTGGCGATTGGGACCGCGATCAAGGAAATTGTAAGTAAACATGGTTTGAAAATGCCTAAGTTGGCGATGCCGTTGCGCGTAATGCTCACTGGGCAAACCCAGACACCCTCGGTAGATGCAGTATTAATGCTGTTTTCGCGCGAGGTCGTATTAGCGCGTATAGCACGACATCTTTGA
- the ndk gene encoding nucleoside-diphosphate kinase, translated as MAVERTLSIIKPDAVAKNVIGQIYTRFENAGLKVIAARMVQMSHTEAENFYGVHRERPFFKDLVGFMISGPVMVQALEGENAIAKNRDLMGATDPKKADKGSIRADFADSIDANAVHGSDSSEAAAVEISYFFPDLKAS; from the coding sequence ATGGCTGTTGAACGTACCTTGTCAATTATTAAACCAGACGCCGTCGCCAAGAATGTTATTGGTCAGATTTACACACGCTTTGAAAATGCTGGATTAAAAGTGATTGCGGCACGCATGGTGCAGATGTCGCACACCGAAGCAGAAAACTTTTATGGCGTACATCGCGAGCGTCCATTCTTTAAGGATCTGGTAGGTTTTATGATTTCTGGTCCAGTGATGGTGCAAGCATTGGAAGGCGAAAATGCGATTGCAAAAAATCGTGATTTAATGGGAGCCACGGATCCGAAAAAAGCTGATAAGGGTAGTATCCGCGCAGATTTCGCTGACAGCATTGATGCCAATGCAGTACATGGTTCAGATTCATCGGAAGCTGCCGCAGTGGAAATTTCTTATTTCTTTCCTGATCTGAAAGCTTCATAA
- the rlmN gene encoding 23S rRNA (adenine(2503)-C(2))-methyltransferase RlmN — protein sequence MSENLLNFDVQRLTAWFASMGEKPFRARQILRWVHKMGEPDFSAMTDIAALLREKLQQQAYVAAPQVMRDEISADGTRKWLLDVGTGNAVETVFIPEAGRGTLCISTQAGCALNCSFCSTGKQGFNRNLGVAEIIGQLWWANRQIGKDYDGKWPVTNVVMMGMGEPLLNFDNTVSALRLMLDDNAYGLSRRRVTLSTSGIVPAMDRLREECPVALAVSLHASNDSLRDVLVPINQKYPLRILLAACQRYLERAPRDFVTFEYVMLEGVNDSVQQAHELVALVRDVPCKFNLIPFNPFPQTHYRRSKADAIARFRDVLVQADIVTTIRKTRGDDIAAACGQLAGQVQDKTKRTHRLLEIRT from the coding sequence ATGTCCGAAAACCTTCTTAACTTTGATGTGCAGCGGCTTACCGCCTGGTTTGCTTCAATGGGTGAAAAACCCTTCCGTGCACGCCAGATATTGCGCTGGGTGCACAAAATGGGTGAACCAGATTTTTCAGCGATGACCGACATTGCTGCTTTGTTGCGCGAGAAGCTGCAGCAGCAAGCTTATGTGGCTGCACCACAGGTGATGCGCGACGAAATTTCTGCAGATGGCACGCGTAAATGGTTGCTGGACGTTGGTACGGGCAATGCAGTAGAAACAGTTTTTATTCCAGAGGCGGGGCGCGGCACACTATGTATCTCTACTCAGGCAGGTTGCGCGCTTAACTGCTCATTCTGTTCGACCGGTAAACAAGGTTTCAACCGTAACTTGGGCGTGGCCGAAATTATTGGTCAATTGTGGTGGGCTAACCGTCAGATTGGCAAAGATTATGATGGAAAATGGCCAGTGACCAATGTGGTGATGATGGGTATGGGCGAGCCGTTGCTAAATTTCGATAATACCGTAAGCGCCTTGCGTCTGATGCTGGACGATAATGCTTATGGCTTATCTCGACGTCGGGTGACTTTATCCACTTCTGGCATCGTACCGGCGATGGACAGGCTGCGTGAGGAATGCCCCGTAGCGCTGGCGGTGTCGTTGCATGCATCCAACGACAGCTTGCGCGATGTGCTGGTGCCGATCAACCAAAAATACCCTTTGCGCATATTACTGGCAGCATGCCAGCGCTATCTGGAACGCGCCCCACGTGATTTTGTCACCTTCGAGTATGTGATGCTGGAAGGTGTGAATGACAGCGTACAACAAGCGCATGAACTGGTTGCGTTGGTGCGCGATGTGCCATGCAAATTTAATCTGATACCGTTCAATCCTTTTCCGCAAACGCATTACCGCCGATCCAAAGCCGACGCTATAGCCCGGTTTCGCGACGTACTGGTGCAGGCCGATATTGTTACTACTATCCGCAAAACACGCGGTGATGATATTGCTGCGGCCTGCGGACAGTTAGCTGGACAGGTACAGGATAAAACCAAAAGAACGCACCGATTATTAGAGATCCGCACATGA
- the pilW gene encoding type IV pilus biogenesis/stability protein PilW, producing the protein MKLFSRMGGLSFFLLALSTAGCVAQSDGGYGGTPQHNISREEASAKIHTELAAQYYDRGQLGVALEEVSLALYSKSDYAPAYNVRGLVRMALHEDQQADEDFQHSLRLDSTDSEAHNNYGWFLCNRGKELDSIKHFMAALKNPLYSTPGKAYLNAGLCSINAGNVKDAEEFLQKALTAQPNMPEALLGLANLYFTKADYAGAKSYFMTFKRNNVSPLTAENLWLAVRIERKLGDRIAENNYAMQLRKNFPDARETQLMLYRQ; encoded by the coding sequence ATGAAATTATTTTCACGCATGGGAGGGTTGAGTTTTTTTCTGCTTGCTTTAAGCACGGCAGGATGTGTTGCGCAATCCGATGGCGGATACGGCGGTACGCCGCAGCATAATATTTCGCGGGAAGAGGCCAGCGCCAAAATACATACTGAATTAGCTGCACAATATTACGACCGGGGCCAACTCGGGGTGGCATTAGAAGAGGTATCTTTGGCTCTGTATTCTAAATCCGACTACGCACCGGCTTACAACGTGCGCGGCCTTGTGCGTATGGCTTTGCATGAAGATCAGCAGGCAGATGAGGATTTTCAGCACAGCTTACGTTTAGATAGCACAGATTCAGAGGCGCATAACAATTATGGCTGGTTTCTTTGTAACCGAGGCAAGGAACTGGATTCCATCAAACACTTCATGGCAGCGCTAAAGAATCCACTTTATTCTACTCCGGGGAAAGCTTATTTAAATGCAGGCTTATGTTCTATAAATGCTGGCAATGTGAAAGACGCTGAAGAATTTTTACAAAAAGCGCTAACGGCCCAACCTAATATGCCGGAAGCACTGCTGGGTTTGGCCAATCTATACTTTACTAAAGCCGATTATGCCGGTGCAAAATCTTATTTCATGACCTTTAAAAGAAACAACGTATCTCCTTTGACAGCTGAAAACCTATGGCTGGCAGTGCGTATTGAACGTAAGCTGGGTGATAGAATCGCGGAAAATAACTACGCGATGCAATTACGTAAAAATTTTCCTGATGCGCGTGAAACTCAGCTAATGCTGTATAGACAATAG
- a CDS encoding helix-turn-helix domain-containing protein — MDNSSENTLGNASSSVEVRPFSVGAVLREARERLGLSVADVESRLKFASRQIEALEADNFTRLPEISFVRRFVRSYAKLLQLDPTPLLASLPVEPAQSSLHTASVAIDVPFPNIYATRRINIIWLLTGLIVIAIILVLFLLLNRGMPIMQQATMETIELPTVMPIPASRVIAAAPPDMLAVSPKVSTATKIIQTESKSASKQSTSIRLKFDANSWVKVTDNDGKILLSQLNSSGSEQHLKGKAPFSVVIGNISGVRLYYQGKPVELAPFNNGGTARLTLE; from the coding sequence GTGGATAATTCGTCGGAAAATACTTTAGGCAATGCCTCCAGCAGCGTTGAGGTACGGCCTTTTAGCGTGGGAGCAGTGCTGCGTGAAGCACGCGAGCGACTCGGGCTGAGTGTTGCTGATGTGGAAAGTCGTCTCAAGTTTGCATCACGCCAAATTGAGGCACTGGAAGCGGACAATTTCACTCGTTTGCCGGAAATTTCCTTTGTGCGCCGCTTCGTACGCAGTTATGCCAAGCTATTACAATTGGACCCTACTCCCTTGCTGGCATCACTGCCAGTAGAACCGGCGCAGTCCTCGCTGCATACTGCAAGCGTTGCGATTGACGTGCCGTTCCCAAATATCTACGCAACGCGCAGAATCAATATCATCTGGTTGTTGACCGGTCTTATTGTCATCGCGATCATATTGGTACTCTTTCTGTTGTTAAACCGCGGCATGCCGATTATGCAGCAGGCTACGATGGAAACAATAGAATTGCCAACCGTCATGCCTATTCCAGCTTCTAGGGTGATCGCAGCAGCACCGCCTGATATGCTCGCTGTATCCCCGAAAGTCTCCACTGCTACCAAAATCATACAAACAGAATCAAAGAGCGCATCTAAGCAATCCACTTCTATTCGGCTAAAGTTTGATGCAAATTCTTGGGTGAAAGTAACAGACAATGACGGCAAGATATTACTGTCACAACTTAATTCGAGCGGCAGCGAACAACATCTGAAAGGCAAGGCACCGTTTTCCGTGGTTATTGGTAATATCAGCGGAGTGCGCCTCTATTATCAAGGGAAGCCTGTTGAACTCGCGCCCTTTAACAATGGCGGAACCGCGCGCCTCACGTTGGAGTAA
- the ispG gene encoding flavodoxin-dependent (E)-4-hydroxy-3-methylbut-2-enyl-diphosphate synthase, producing MSQHSIIPRRATQRVMVGNIAIGGGAPIVVQSMTNTDTVDAAGTARQVFELAQAGSELVRITVNTAEAAAQVPHIRELLDQKGCNVPLVGDFHYNGHRLLTDFPECAQTLGGYRINPGNVGRNRKGEDQFAMMIDAACRYSKPVRIGVNWGSLDADLIVRMMDENAKSPQPKEAAAVMREALIVSALDSAQRAEKLGLPHDRIVLSCKVSEVQGLIAVYRELALRCDYPLHLGLTEAGMGSKGIVASTAALAVLLQEGIGDTIRISLTPEPGGDRTQEVIVAQEILQTMGLRSFTPMVIACPGCGRTTSTVFQELAQSIQSYLREQMPVWREQYSGAEEMTVAVMGCIVNGPGESKMANIGISLPGSNEHPAAPVYVDGQKVVTLRGDNIANEFKQIVNDYVARNYARRETGRPHSKTIPIHVIN from the coding sequence ATGAGCCAGCATTCCATTATTCCACGTCGTGCGACGCAACGTGTCATGGTAGGTAATATCGCCATAGGCGGCGGTGCCCCTATCGTTGTACAGTCAATGACCAATACTGATACCGTGGATGCCGCAGGAACTGCGCGCCAAGTATTTGAGCTTGCACAAGCTGGTTCCGAGTTAGTGCGCATTACTGTCAATACCGCCGAAGCTGCCGCACAGGTACCCCACATTCGCGAGCTGCTCGACCAAAAGGGCTGTAATGTACCTTTGGTGGGCGATTTTCATTACAACGGCCATCGTCTGTTAACAGATTTTCCGGAATGTGCCCAAACACTGGGAGGATACCGGATTAACCCGGGCAATGTCGGTCGCAACCGTAAGGGTGAAGACCAATTCGCTATGATGATAGACGCTGCCTGCCGTTATTCTAAGCCGGTGCGTATCGGGGTGAACTGGGGGAGCCTGGACGCTGATTTGATCGTGCGCATGATGGATGAAAACGCTAAATCACCCCAACCGAAGGAGGCTGCGGCAGTAATGCGTGAAGCGCTCATCGTGTCTGCACTGGATAGCGCTCAGCGTGCCGAGAAACTCGGTTTGCCACATGATCGAATCGTGCTGTCATGCAAGGTAAGTGAGGTTCAAGGTTTAATCGCGGTATACCGTGAACTAGCACTGCGCTGCGATTATCCGCTGCACTTGGGGTTAACCGAAGCTGGCATGGGATCCAAAGGTATTGTCGCCTCCACCGCCGCGCTGGCCGTGCTACTACAGGAAGGGATAGGAGATACCATACGTATTTCTCTCACCCCGGAACCGGGTGGTGACCGTACGCAGGAGGTCATCGTGGCGCAGGAAATTTTGCAAACGATGGGGTTGCGCTCCTTTACACCTATGGTGATTGCTTGTCCCGGCTGCGGGCGCACCACCAGCACGGTTTTTCAAGAATTAGCGCAAAGTATTCAATCTTACTTGCGCGAGCAAATGCCGGTGTGGCGCGAGCAATACAGCGGCGCTGAAGAAATGACAGTGGCGGTAATGGGTTGCATCGTGAATGGTCCGGGAGAAAGCAAGATGGCCAACATTGGTATCAGTCTGCCCGGCAGTAACGAGCATCCTGCAGCACCGGTATATGTGGATGGTCAAAAAGTTGTTACTTTGCGTGGTGATAATATTGCCAACGAGTTCAAGCAGATCGTGAATGATTACGTGGCGCGCAACTACGCGCGACGTGAAACGGGTCGCCCTCATTCTAAAACTATACCGATCCATGTAATAAATTAA